From a region of the Clupea harengus chromosome 9, Ch_v2.0.2, whole genome shotgun sequence genome:
- the LOC122133181 gene encoding NACHT, LRR and PYD domains-containing protein 1 homolog, with protein MQSRPAGPLMDISLMSGELEEIHLPHFLCLGGCEASVRDAVRVLHGRDSGVCVEVCELTRRHARLAHPSFSPLGVVYYLKSLLFPMTVHSKVLVYQSSRSPLVFHAYLLPEDARLKELVERDEEKLGGVWRANPQPVRPLQMDGFYSLRTDYCPSKIYPEELMLRYSKTTPNFFKVKLSHDASFHMVLFSSADSRGQSVWTAEFQSGDDGDARPLPGSRGRTRGAPTEGQNSSQTVAPSVSHNQVQRDVNITTHIHVQPSPAVNTDRDYLQPSRSPGQDGIQEAAGFVDEKRAELISRVTEVMPIADELLDQRVIVRETYSNIQAAPTSEDKMRVLYEGLHSAGAQGKLAFYRILQAQQRLLVEDLWTA; from the exons ATGCAGTCCAGACCAGCTGGTCCTCTGATGGATATCAGCCTCATGtcaggagagctggaggagatccaTCTGCCACATTTCCTGTGTTTGGGGGGTTGTGAGGCGTCTGTGCGTGATGCTGTGAGAGTCCTGCATGGGCGGGacagcggagtgtgtgtggaggtgtgtgagctgaCCCGACGCCATGCCAGGCTTgcccacccctccttctctcctcttggaGTGGTCTACTATTTAAAATCTCTGCTGTTTCCCATGACAGTCCATTCAAAAGTGCTGGTCTATCAGAGCAGCAGGTCACCCCTGGTTTTCCACGCCTACCTCCTGCCTGAAGATGCCCGTCTGAAGGAGctggtggagagagatgaggagaagttAGGGGGGGTTTGGAGGGCAAATCCCCAGCCTGTCAGGCCTCTTCAGATGGACGGCTTCTATAGCCTAAGGACTGACTACTGTCCCTCTAAGATCTACCCAGAGGAGCTGATGCTGAGATACAGCAAAACCACCCCCAACTTCTTCAAGGTGAAGCTTTCACATGATGCCTCCTTTCACATGGTGTTGTTCAGCTCTGCAGACAGCAGGGGGCAGTCTGTGTGGACAGCAGAGTTCCAATCAGGTGATGACGGAGATGCCAGACCACTACCAGGGAGTCGGGGAAGGACCAGAGGCGCTCCCACtgaag GTCAGAACAGCAGTCAAACTGTGGCTCCTTCAGTGTCTCATAACCAAGTCCAGAGAGACGTGAACATCACAACTCATATTCACG TCCAACCATCACCAGCAGTCAACACAGACAG GGACTACTTGCAGCCCAGCAGGAGCCCAGGACAGGACGGCATCCAGGAGGCAGCTGGCTTTGTGGACGAGAAGAGGGCAGAGCTCATCAGCAGGGTGACAGAGGTGATGCCCATAGCCGACGAGCTCCTCGACCAGAGAGTCATCGTCCGGGAGACCTACTCTAACATCCAAGCTGCTCCCACCAGTGAGGACAAAATGAGGGTCCTTTATGAGGGCCTTCACTCAGCTGGAGCTCAGGGCAAACTGGCCTTCTACAGGATCCTTCAGGCACAGCAGCGCCTCCTAGTGGAGGATCTGTGGACAGCGTGA